The following are from one region of the Hydrogenophaga sp. BPS33 genome:
- the ftsA gene encoding cell division protein FtsA, producing MAKEYKDLVVGLDIGTAKIMVVVAEVQANGDLKLAGLGVSASHGLKRGVVVNIDATVQSIQQALKEAELMADCRIARVYTGITGSHIRGINSSGMVAIKDREVTAADVARVIETAKAINISTDQRLLLVEPQEFVIDGHEVKEPIGMSGIRLEAKVHIVTGAQSAAENIIKCVRRCGLEVDQLMLNPLASSQAILTDDEKELGVALVDIGAGTTDVAIFSGGAIRHTAVIPIAGDLITSDIAMALRTPTKDAEDIKVESGCAKQLLADPDTQVEVPGLGDRGPRMLSRQALAGVIEPRVEEIFSLVQQVVRDSGHEEMLSSGIVLTGGSAVMPGMVELGEDIFLKPVRRGIPNYHSALSDMVAQTRAATVMGLLEEARLARVRGHKVAQKAGSMQGAVERVKNWFLGTF from the coding sequence ATGGCCAAGGAATACAAGGATTTGGTGGTCGGACTCGACATCGGCACAGCCAAGATCATGGTGGTGGTCGCCGAGGTCCAGGCCAACGGCGACCTCAAGCTCGCCGGCCTGGGCGTGTCGGCCAGCCATGGCTTGAAGCGGGGCGTGGTGGTCAACATCGACGCGACGGTGCAGAGCATCCAGCAAGCGCTGAAAGAGGCCGAGCTGATGGCCGACTGCCGCATCGCGCGCGTGTACACCGGCATCACGGGCAGCCACATCCGCGGCATCAACTCCAGCGGCATGGTGGCCATCAAGGACCGCGAAGTGACGGCTGCAGACGTGGCGCGCGTGATCGAAACGGCCAAGGCGATCAACATCTCGACCGACCAGCGCCTCTTGCTGGTGGAGCCGCAGGAGTTCGTGATCGACGGACACGAGGTGAAGGAGCCGATCGGCATGAGCGGCATCCGCCTCGAAGCCAAGGTGCACATCGTGACCGGCGCGCAGAGCGCGGCGGAGAACATCATCAAGTGCGTGCGCCGCTGCGGCCTCGAAGTGGACCAGCTCATGCTCAACCCGCTGGCCTCGAGCCAGGCGATCCTGACCGACGACGAGAAGGAACTGGGCGTGGCGCTGGTCGACATCGGCGCGGGCACGACCGATGTGGCGATCTTCTCGGGCGGCGCGATCCGCCACACGGCGGTGATCCCGATCGCGGGCGATCTGATCACCAGCGACATCGCCATGGCCCTGCGCACGCCCACGAAGGACGCCGAGGACATCAAGGTGGAGAGCGGCTGCGCCAAGCAGTTGCTGGCCGACCCGGACACGCAGGTGGAAGTGCCCGGCCTGGGCGACCGTGGCCCGCGCATGCTCAGCCGCCAGGCACTGGCGGGTGTGATCGAGCCGCGCGTGGAGGAGATCTTCTCGCTGGTGCAGCAGGTGGTGCGCGATTCCGGCCACGAGGAAATGCTGTCCTCGGGCATCGTGCTCACCGGTGGCAGCGCGGTCATGCCCGGCATGGTGGAGTTGGGCGAAGACATCTTCCTCAAGCCGGTGCGCCGCGGCATTCCGAACTACCACAGCGCCTTGTCCGACATGGTCGCGCAGACGCGCGCGGCGACCGTGATGGGGCTGCTGGAAGAGGCGCGCCTGGCGCGCGTGCGCGGACACAAGGTGGCGCAGAAAGCGGGCTCGATGCAAGGCGCGGTCGAGCGGGTCAAAAACTGGTTCCTGGGGACGTTCTGA
- the ftsZ gene encoding cell division protein FtsZ has product MSIEMIEVEEFNQGTQIKVIGVGGGGGNAVEHMISRSVQGVEFICANTDAQSLTRSAAHKTIQLGTTGLGAGSKPEKGRDAAEVAVDDIREAIAGAHMLFITAGMGGGTGTGAAPVIARVAKEMGILTVGVVTKPFDWEGGRRMTNADNGLAELEANVDSLIVVLNEKLLEVLGDDVTQDEAFAHANDVLKNAVGGIAEIINEYGNVNVDFEDVRTVMGEPGKAMMGTAVAAGPDRARIAAEQAVACPLLEGIDLSGAKGVLVLVTAAKGSLKLSESKLAMNTIRAYASPEAHVIYGAAYDDALGDEMRVTVVATGLSRQGQQRRTAPPLQVLRTGTDNVPFNVPTMNAAVGGPGAAQPDYNSMAVPSVWRTNRTQAAAKVDALASGGMDDFEIPAFLRKQAD; this is encoded by the coding sequence ATGAGCATCGAAATGATCGAAGTTGAAGAATTCAACCAAGGCACCCAGATCAAGGTCATCGGCGTGGGCGGTGGCGGCGGCAATGCCGTCGAGCACATGATTTCGCGCAGCGTGCAGGGCGTCGAATTCATCTGTGCCAACACCGACGCGCAGTCGCTCACGCGCAGCGCCGCGCACAAGACGATCCAATTGGGCACGACGGGCCTGGGCGCAGGCAGCAAGCCCGAGAAGGGCCGTGACGCGGCCGAGGTGGCGGTGGATGACATCCGCGAAGCCATTGCAGGCGCGCACATGCTGTTCATCACCGCCGGCATGGGCGGTGGCACCGGCACCGGTGCTGCGCCGGTGATCGCGCGCGTGGCCAAGGAAATGGGCATCCTCACCGTGGGCGTGGTCACCAAGCCCTTCGATTGGGAAGGTGGCCGCCGCATGACCAACGCCGACAACGGCCTGGCCGAGCTCGAAGCCAACGTGGACTCGCTGATCGTGGTGCTCAACGAGAAGCTGCTCGAAGTGCTGGGCGATGACGTAACGCAGGACGAGGCCTTCGCCCATGCCAATGACGTGCTCAAGAACGCCGTGGGCGGCATCGCCGAGATCATCAACGAATACGGCAACGTGAACGTTGACTTCGAAGACGTGCGCACCGTGATGGGCGAGCCCGGCAAGGCCATGATGGGCACCGCGGTGGCCGCGGGTCCGGACCGCGCGCGCATCGCGGCCGAGCAGGCCGTGGCCTGCCCGTTGCTCGAAGGCATCGACCTGTCGGGCGCCAAGGGCGTGCTGGTGCTGGTGACGGCCGCCAAGGGTTCGCTCAAGCTGTCGGAATCGAAGCTGGCGATGAACACCATCCGCGCCTACGCTTCGCCCGAAGCGCACGTGATCTACGGCGCGGCCTACGACGATGCGCTGGGCGACGAAATGCGCGTGACCGTGGTGGCCACGGGCCTGTCGCGCCAGGGTCAGCAGCGCCGCACGGCGCCCCCGCTGCAAGTGCTGCGCACCGGTACCGATAACGTGCCGTTCAATGTGCCGACGATGAACGCCGCCGTGGGTGGCCCGGGTGCCGCGCAGCCGGACTACAACTCCATGGCCGTGCCCAGCGTGTGGCGCACGAACCGCACGCAGGCCGCGGCCAAGGTCGATGCGCTGGCTTCGGGTGGCATGGACGATTTCGAGATCCCTGCCTTTCTGCGCAAGCAAGCCGATTGA